The Sphingobium baderi genome has a segment encoding these proteins:
- a CDS encoding MarR family transcriptional regulator translates to MPDFCDPSTRFHPLRSDEDAPIEDLMTARVRAALTWGQLQGRLAHVPAQVAHQFCAALARLLLVEALTGSGFSGANSWFSAWFSGLQPVPDATAHVAAPPSLVADTLLAELSLSAWAPLADTAIQIRAAAHFHRGEGAPQGERGDAPAFAVAEAARLAEPPADDRADDWPLAALDRLHRAAAASPHFAPTERSYQLLPLPAGPVSFEQTRTATPLWALDLLAGALIARSAPATRPLPLPGAVRAEALRPELWSRERAIITAEAAGEAAQRLSDQLDAAHASVREVHEAMTVLRSTSRAPLLYRLLAGFGPLRPLQIEKALGVSKNGVRDLVAALVKAGLAERAAYEHHTIIRALPRARRATLAAEGESRSVETSSGATSAAFDAAMADVERVLARMETARE, encoded by the coding sequence ATGCCCGATTTTTGCGATCCATCGACCCGATTCCATCCGCTCCGATCGGACGAAGATGCGCCGATCGAAGACCTGATGACGGCAAGGGTGCGCGCGGCGCTCACCTGGGGCCAGCTGCAAGGCCGTTTAGCGCATGTGCCCGCGCAAGTTGCGCATCAATTCTGCGCCGCGCTCGCCCGCCTGCTCCTCGTCGAAGCGCTCACGGGTAGCGGCTTTTCCGGCGCGAACAGCTGGTTTTCCGCATGGTTTTCCGGCCTCCAGCCCGTGCCCGACGCCACCGCCCATGTCGCAGCCCCGCCCTCGCTGGTCGCCGACACGCTGCTCGCCGAGCTCTCGCTGTCGGCCTGGGCGCCGCTCGCCGACACGGCCATCCAAATCCGCGCCGCAGCGCATTTCCATCGCGGCGAGGGCGCCCCGCAAGGCGAGCGCGGCGATGCCCCCGCGTTCGCCGTAGCGGAAGCGGCGCGGCTCGCCGAGCCGCCCGCCGACGATCGCGCGGACGACTGGCCCCTCGCCGCGCTCGATCGCCTGCATCGGGCCGCGGCCGCCTCGCCGCATTTCGCGCCCACCGAGCGCAGCTACCAGCTGCTCCCCCTGCCCGCCGGGCCGGTCTCCTTCGAGCAGACGCGGACGGCCACGCCGCTGTGGGCGCTCGATCTCCTCGCCGGCGCCCTGATCGCGCGGAGCGCGCCAGCGACCAGGCCGCTGCCCCTGCCCGGAGCCGTGCGCGCCGAGGCGCTCAGACCCGAGCTCTGGTCCCGCGAGCGCGCCATTATCACGGCCGAGGCCGCCGGCGAAGCTGCGCAGCGGCTGAGCGACCAGCTCGATGCAGCCCATGCGAGCGTGCGCGAAGTGCATGAGGCGATGACCGTCCTGCGTTCGACCTCGCGCGCGCCGCTGCTCTACCGGCTGCTCGCGGGCTTCGGACCGCTGCGCCCGCTCCAGATCGAGAAGGCCCTTGGCGTTTCGAAAAACGGCGTGCGCGATCTCGTCGCCGCCCTCGTCAAAGCGGGCCTCGCCGAGCGGGCGGCGTACGAACATCACACGATCATCCGCGCCCTGCCCCGCGCGCGCCGTGCCACGCTGGCGGCCGAGGGTGAAAGCAGATCCGTTGAAACCAGCTCCGGCGCGACGTCCGCCGCGTTCGACGCGGCCATGGCCGATGTCGAGCGCGTGCTCGCCCGTATGGAGACGGCGCGCGAATGA
- a CDS encoding replication initiation protein produces the protein MRVAAALQAKGGDEFAKPGSIVEVKFVKGQSLSLTASRLLALMILTAGGDAWEDRPHKMRKADIRRGHKGNERISDMLEELHRTLFAVDDKSWRGKKATLRFSLISSSREEVEDEEGAEAGWIEWEFTPEARKLIQESETYAVLNRQAVLGFRSTYALKLYEIGALRLHRRQSLWKGDMTALRALLGIAPDVYKDFAQLRRKVLEKAKAEIDQLAHFRVEWREIRQGRTVTEIEFRFEPKDAPEQIATVDEIARHSAGRKARREDEVETVAVEAVTQAAVAGLVSKDKTGAGEVTFPNGTIRFGSDTLAAIGRSAGGGWDIDLIADAYRAQMGERLAKLKGAKLIASWTGFCESFLARRGRP, from the coding sequence ATGCGGGTGGCTGCCGCCCTGCAGGCCAAGGGCGGCGACGAGTTCGCCAAGCCCGGCAGCATCGTCGAGGTCAAGTTCGTCAAAGGCCAGTCGCTGAGCCTGACCGCTTCGCGTTTGCTTGCGCTGATGATTTTGACTGCGGGCGGTGATGCCTGGGAGGACCGCCCGCACAAGATGCGAAAGGCGGATATTCGCCGCGGCCACAAGGGCAATGAGCGCATCTCGGATATGCTCGAGGAACTGCATCGCACGCTTTTCGCGGTCGATGATAAGTCCTGGCGCGGCAAGAAGGCGACGCTGCGCTTTTCTCTGATCTCATCATCGCGCGAAGAAGTGGAGGACGAGGAGGGCGCGGAGGCAGGGTGGATCGAGTGGGAGTTCACGCCCGAGGCTCGGAAACTGATTCAGGAATCGGAGACCTATGCGGTCCTGAACCGGCAGGCGGTGCTCGGCTTTCGGTCGACCTATGCGCTAAAGCTATACGAGATCGGGGCATTGCGGCTGCATCGACGCCAGTCGCTATGGAAGGGCGACATGACGGCACTGCGTGCGCTGCTCGGCATCGCGCCAGACGTTTACAAGGACTTTGCGCAGCTGCGCCGCAAGGTTCTCGAAAAGGCGAAGGCCGAAATCGACCAGCTCGCTCATTTCCGTGTGGAGTGGCGGGAGATCCGTCAGGGTCGAACCGTCACCGAGATCGAATTTCGTTTTGAGCCAAAGGATGCGCCTGAGCAGATAGCAACCGTGGATGAAATTGCCCGACACTCTGCGGGGAGGAAGGCGAGGCGCGAGGACGAGGTTGAGACTGTGGCCGTCGAAGCCGTCACGCAGGCGGCGGTGGCGGGCTTGGTGTCAAAGGATAAGACTGGGGCAGGGGAGGTCACCTTCCCGAACGGCACGATCCGATTTGGGTCGGACACGCTCGCGGCCATTGGCCGTTCGGCCGGCGGTGGTTGGGACATCGATCTCATTGCCGATGCCTATCGCGCGCAGATGGGTGAGAGGCTGGCGAAGCTGAAGGGCGCCAAGCTGATCGCGTCCTGGACCGGCTTTTGCGAGAGCTTCCTGGCGCGGCGCGGGCGCCCTTGA
- a CDS encoding MbcA/ParS/Xre antitoxin family protein produces the protein MATTAHSGVPAKAPSRKDLSGPALRTFFRIADAWDLKEAEQMKLLGLDSRSTFQTWKRGAVAAIPKDALERISYVMGIYKGLKMLLPRTANEWVRKPNEAPLFAGRPAIERMASGNVADLYVVRQYIDAQRG, from the coding sequence ATGGCCACAACTGCCCATTCCGGCGTCCCCGCCAAAGCGCCCAGCCGCAAGGATCTGAGCGGTCCGGCGCTGCGCACCTTTTTCCGCATTGCCGACGCCTGGGACCTCAAGGAAGCCGAGCAGATGAAGCTTCTCGGGCTCGACAGCCGCTCGACCTTCCAGACCTGGAAGCGCGGCGCGGTCGCGGCGATTCCCAAGGATGCGCTGGAGCGCATCTCCTATGTCATGGGGATCTACAAGGGGCTGAAGATGCTCCTGCCCCGTACCGCCAACGAATGGGTACGCAAACCCAATGAGGCGCCGCTGTTCGCCGGACGCCCGGCGATCGAGCGGATGGCCTCGGGCAATGTCGCCGATCTCTACGTGGTGCGTCAATATATCGACGCGCAGCGCGGCTGA
- a CDS encoding AAA family ATPase, which produces MAASLDIEGTQDLLSVSTLAQRTSSVLERLRDSARSARADERREPTFPIGKAAELVGRTAAAIREAEKDGRLPPPPRTENNRRVGYTLAQLNDMRGLFGTRPWRAATDPCCVIAVQNFKGGVGKSTLSVHLAQYLAIKGYRVALIDCDSQASATTLFGYVPDLDLTEEDTLYPFLRHDDMESLDYALRKTHFDGLELVPANLRLFQSEYEIAARMARGQGNLIDRMAQGIASIADRFDVVVLDPPPALGAISLSVLRAANALVVPVPPTVMDFSSTAAFLAMLDETIETLADRGLAPSLQFLRFVASKVDENKSMQKELLNLMRTLFGHAIVRTPLKDSAEIDNATARLMTVYELDGPVTSSTVRNRCLAYLDGVNSEIEVDIRSMWPSHLARLRKEGLA; this is translated from the coding sequence TTGGCTGCATCACTCGATATTGAGGGCACGCAGGATCTGCTGTCCGTCTCAACGCTTGCACAACGGACCAGCTCTGTTCTCGAGCGGCTCCGCGACTCTGCGCGTAGCGCCCGGGCGGACGAACGGCGCGAGCCCACCTTCCCGATCGGTAAAGCGGCCGAACTGGTCGGCCGGACCGCGGCGGCCATTCGCGAGGCCGAGAAGGACGGCCGCTTGCCGCCGCCTCCGCGAACCGAAAATAATCGGCGCGTCGGCTATACCCTGGCGCAGCTCAACGACATGCGGGGATTGTTCGGCACCCGGCCCTGGCGGGCTGCCACCGACCCCTGTTGCGTCATCGCGGTGCAGAACTTCAAGGGCGGGGTCGGGAAATCGACCCTGTCGGTGCATCTGGCCCAATATCTCGCGATCAAGGGCTACCGGGTGGCCCTCATAGATTGCGACAGCCAGGCGTCGGCAACGACCCTGTTCGGCTATGTTCCCGACCTCGATCTAACCGAGGAGGACACGCTCTATCCGTTCCTGCGGCACGACGACATGGAGTCGCTCGACTATGCCTTGCGCAAGACTCACTTCGACGGCCTCGAGCTTGTCCCGGCCAATCTGCGGCTCTTCCAGTCGGAATATGAAATCGCGGCGCGGATGGCGCGGGGACAGGGGAACCTCATCGACCGCATGGCGCAAGGCATTGCAAGCATTGCCGATCGGTTCGATGTCGTCGTTCTCGATCCGCCGCCTGCGCTCGGTGCGATCTCGCTTTCGGTGCTGCGTGCGGCCAATGCGCTGGTCGTGCCAGTGCCGCCGACGGTGATGGACTTCTCGTCGACTGCAGCCTTCCTCGCCATGCTCGACGAGACCATCGAGACCCTGGCTGATCGCGGCTTGGCCCCGTCGCTGCAGTTTCTGCGCTTCGTGGCGTCCAAGGTCGATGAGAACAAGTCGATGCAGAAGGAATTGCTGAACCTGATGCGGACCCTTTTCGGCCACGCGATCGTGCGCACACCGCTCAAGGATTCGGCGGAAATCGACAATGCGACGGCGCGGCTGATGACCGTCTACGAGCTGGACGGCCCGGTCACCAGTTCGACGGTGCGCAACCGCTGCCTTGCCTATCTTGATGGCGTGAACAGTGAAATCGAGGTCGACATTCGGTCGATGTGGCCCAGCCATCTGGCGCGCTTGCGCAAGGAGGGCCTCGCCTGA
- a CDS encoding ParB/RepB/Spo0J family partition protein: protein MSKKNANFAADLVAGIDPGAQAPAARRPGIGASVLAGRESRLAELATGSVVSRTHELVDPARCRMWVGHNREYALLNEERCADLIESIKAQGKQEMPAIVRRVKDDPAFDFEVICGARRHWTISWLRAHNYPDFRFLVDIRSLTDEEAFRLADLENRARDDLTDLERARDYLRALDAYYEGRQKVMAERINVTESWLSRYLDLARLPAELMAAFAIPQDLRIKHVTAIKPLLKPEDRRQRVFAEAGRLAQVQSDRAAPMPVPDIIRALALAADPPKRSGSPKKSGKPETIVSEGGKPLLKVEAVDRKGLKLTLLPHAGGTRAEAEAALKALLDQHWS from the coding sequence ATGAGCAAGAAAAACGCCAACTTCGCGGCTGATCTGGTCGCCGGAATCGACCCGGGGGCGCAAGCCCCAGCGGCGCGGCGCCCTGGCATCGGTGCGAGCGTCCTGGCGGGTCGAGAAAGCCGACTTGCCGAATTGGCGACGGGCAGTGTCGTCTCACGCACCCATGAACTCGTCGATCCGGCACGTTGCCGGATGTGGGTCGGGCACAACCGCGAATATGCGCTCCTCAACGAGGAGCGGTGCGCCGATCTTATCGAGAGCATCAAGGCGCAGGGCAAACAGGAAATGCCCGCCATCGTTCGCCGCGTGAAGGACGACCCTGCCTTCGATTTCGAGGTGATTTGCGGGGCGCGCAGGCATTGGACGATCAGCTGGCTTCGTGCCCATAACTATCCGGATTTCCGCTTCCTCGTCGACATCCGTAGCTTGACGGATGAGGAGGCATTCCGGCTTGCGGACCTCGAGAACCGGGCGCGCGATGATCTTACCGATCTGGAGCGCGCGCGCGATTATTTGCGCGCGCTCGACGCCTATTATGAAGGGCGCCAGAAGGTCATGGCCGAGCGGATCAACGTCACGGAAAGCTGGCTCAGCCGCTATCTCGACCTTGCCCGACTGCCGGCAGAACTGATGGCGGCCTTTGCCATCCCACAGGATCTCAGGATCAAGCATGTCACCGCGATCAAGCCTCTCTTGAAACCGGAGGACCGGCGGCAGCGTGTGTTCGCCGAGGCGGGGCGTCTCGCTCAGGTGCAGTCCGACCGCGCAGCACCGATGCCGGTTCCCGATATCATACGCGCTCTCGCTCTGGCCGCCGATCCCCCCAAGAGGTCAGGATCCCCCAAGAAGTCAGGAAAGCCAGAAACGATCGTGTCCGAAGGGGGGAAACCATTGCTGAAAGTGGAGGCGGTGGATCGTAAGGGTCTCAAGCTCACCCTGCTTCCGCATGCCGGTGGTACGCGGGCTGAAGCGGAGGCCGCGTTGAAAGCCCTGCTCGATCAGCATTGGAGCTAG
- a CDS encoding Mu transposase C-terminal domain-containing protein codes for MIERKPSPAPRRSLKSLEAGLALYPHFRRHISLSGPVTAAQVQAISEATGLKERQIRTLAARFRVHPVAETLAPKPRGPAVGSHRIDPEVRAAIETLIDEIALKMVPPSRAEAARQIWGLLHADNGDHRFPADLIPSEKTIERLLAEIPSRVWAKATMGSKTRSAHEPHPGEYASEGFLDLVQMDHTKGDVILVDSLRREQLGRPWITFLIEIWTRSILGYYVSFGDPSIFRCGRAVASAVLPKEPALAHLGVDVSYPMHGLFRRLHADQAKPHRSEAFRRACVRNGIGPDVRRPGPAHLGGHIERLIGTMIGKLRLLPGATGSNVAARDGYDAEADAAMTLVEFERWLLCQIAIYHHAPHSALGGLCPAQMWEREAAKHSPLLPVSVDAGELFRQFLPSKSLTVHAKGIQIRYRHYWHPMLAARIGQRVEISWDERTIQHIYADLDGRYVELPVVGDYPDVWEADWEAARAGVRALGRAYQADGGRAATARAVAAANQEIHRARVRTKAARRQAKRREGEGTTLADLRYGEAPEKPPIDWKPVAELSEDDWLQERT; via the coding sequence GTGATTGAGCGCAAGCCGTCTCCAGCGCCCCGGCGGAGCCTCAAATCGCTTGAGGCGGGATTGGCTCTCTACCCCCATTTCCGGCGACATATATCGCTTTCCGGCCCGGTGACAGCGGCTCAGGTTCAGGCGATTTCCGAGGCAACCGGCCTTAAAGAGCGGCAGATACGGACACTGGCCGCGCGCTTCCGGGTGCATCCGGTCGCGGAAACGCTGGCTCCAAAACCGCGTGGACCCGCTGTTGGATCGCACAGGATCGATCCCGAGGTGAGGGCCGCCATCGAGACGTTGATCGACGAAATTGCGCTCAAGATGGTGCCGCCATCGCGTGCGGAAGCGGCGCGGCAGATTTGGGGCCTGTTGCACGCGGACAACGGAGATCATCGCTTTCCCGCCGATCTGATCCCAAGCGAGAAGACGATCGAGCGGCTTCTGGCTGAGATTCCGAGCCGTGTTTGGGCGAAAGCGACGATGGGATCGAAGACGCGGAGCGCCCATGAACCGCACCCCGGCGAATATGCAAGCGAGGGATTTCTCGACCTGGTTCAGATGGATCACACCAAGGGCGATGTCATCCTGGTCGATAGTCTGCGGCGCGAACAGCTCGGAAGACCGTGGATCACCTTCCTCATCGAAATCTGGACCCGGTCCATTCTTGGTTACTATGTCAGCTTCGGCGACCCCTCGATATTCCGGTGCGGACGGGCGGTTGCGAGCGCTGTGTTGCCCAAAGAGCCGGCCCTCGCCCACCTGGGCGTCGATGTCAGCTATCCGATGCACGGTTTGTTCCGGCGCTTGCATGCCGATCAGGCCAAACCGCATCGCTCCGAAGCCTTCCGGCGCGCCTGCGTCCGCAATGGGATTGGCCCCGATGTGCGGAGGCCCGGGCCGGCCCATCTTGGCGGGCATATCGAGCGGCTGATCGGCACGATGATTGGAAAACTGCGGCTTTTGCCCGGTGCGACCGGATCGAACGTGGCGGCGCGCGACGGCTATGATGCCGAGGCGGACGCGGCGATGACGCTTGTGGAATTCGAGCGCTGGCTGCTGTGCCAGATCGCGATCTATCATCACGCGCCGCATAGCGCGCTGGGCGGCCTGTGTCCGGCCCAGATGTGGGAGCGCGAGGCGGCGAAGCACAGCCCGCTGCTGCCCGTGTCGGTCGATGCGGGCGAACTGTTCCGCCAGTTTCTGCCGTCGAAGTCGCTCACGGTCCATGCCAAGGGTATCCAGATCAGATATCGCCATTACTGGCACCCGATGCTTGCCGCCAGGATCGGCCAAAGGGTCGAGATCAGCTGGGATGAGCGGACGATCCAGCATATCTACGCCGACCTCGACGGCCGCTATGTCGAATTGCCGGTTGTCGGCGACTATCCCGACGTCTGGGAGGCGGATTGGGAGGCCGCCAGGGCAGGAGTGCGGGCGCTAGGCCGGGCCTACCAGGCCGATGGCGGTCGCGCGGCGACGGCGCGGGCGGTGGCCGCCGCCAATCAGGAAATCCACCGCGCCCGCGTTCGCACGAAGGCGGCGCGGCGCCAGGCAAAGCGCCGCGAAGGCGAGGGGACGACGCTCGCGGACCTCCGGTATGGCGAAGCGCCGGAAAAGCCGCCCATTGACTGGAAACCGGTCGCCGAGCTCAGCGAAGACGACTGGTTGCAGGAGCGGACATGA
- a CDS encoding single-stranded DNA-binding protein: MINFAKFEIIGRIGEIDARPKVTLLSVCANYRRKGDDDEWQEDSHWNRVSVFSEGQRKHIADRAQVGDLVRIAGRLKDSSYERDGVTHYTTDRIVEEFGILAAKGMPS; the protein is encoded by the coding sequence ATGATCAACTTCGCCAAGTTCGAGATCATCGGCCGGATCGGCGAAATCGATGCGCGACCGAAAGTCACCCTGCTGTCGGTCTGCGCGAATTACCGCCGCAAGGGTGACGATGACGAATGGCAGGAAGACAGTCACTGGAACCGCGTTAGCGTCTTCAGCGAGGGCCAGCGCAAGCATATCGCCGACCGAGCCCAAGTCGGGGATCTGGTGCGGATTGCCGGGCGGCTCAAGGACAGCTCCTATGAACGCGACGGCGTGACCCATTACACAACCGATCGCATCGTCGAGGAATTCGGTATCCTCGCAGCCAAGGGCATGCCTAGCTGA
- a CDS encoding TniB family NTP-binding protein: MSAAATAPSLAPSFWIDFEEARNAVETIVDVAHDDPEERPTCIVLTGQSGMGKTSILREAQRRLAEAFPEPADWGEARYQPVLRTVIPSSPTSLKINLALLWKQGWPIRTNTHKTADLKVVDLLAEQGTRLVAIDNVHVILTASGVARRDTLDAFRFLMSAGNVPLVVAGLDVARQIFADDVELAYRSIILKLPLWEPGEPAQRLIRALARGMGMEEPDHLAEPAFAERIWRTSGGVTGNFKRILHWSGKVARRHDRRFVTQDDITEALQLFTPYSPE, translated from the coding sequence ATGAGCGCCGCTGCGACCGCGCCATCGCTGGCGCCCTCCTTCTGGATCGATTTCGAAGAAGCGCGGAACGCGGTCGAGACGATCGTCGATGTCGCGCATGACGATCCCGAGGAACGCCCGACCTGCATCGTGCTCACCGGACAGTCCGGCATGGGCAAAACCTCGATCCTGCGCGAAGCGCAGCGCCGCCTTGCCGAAGCCTTTCCCGAGCCCGCCGATTGGGGCGAGGCGCGCTATCAGCCCGTGCTGCGCACGGTCATTCCCTCGAGTCCGACCTCGCTCAAGATCAACCTCGCCCTGCTCTGGAAACAGGGCTGGCCGATCCGCACGAACACGCACAAAACCGCCGATTTGAAGGTCGTCGACCTGCTGGCCGAACAGGGCACGCGGCTGGTCGCGATCGACAATGTCCATGTGATCCTGACCGCGAGCGGCGTTGCGCGGCGCGATACGCTCGATGCGTTCCGCTTCCTGATGAGCGCGGGCAATGTGCCGCTGGTCGTGGCGGGCCTCGATGTCGCCCGGCAGATCTTCGCCGACGATGTCGAGCTGGCGTACCGCTCAATCATCCTCAAATTGCCGTTATGGGAGCCGGGCGAGCCCGCGCAGCGCCTGATCCGCGCGCTGGCCCGCGGCATGGGGATGGAGGAGCCCGACCATCTCGCCGAACCCGCGTTCGCCGAGCGCATCTGGCGGACCAGCGGCGGGGTCACCGGGAACTTCAAGCGCATCCTGCACTGGTCGGGAAAGGTCGCGCGGCGGCATGACCGCCGGTTCGTGACCCAGGACGATATCACCGAGGCGCTGCAATTGTTTACGCCTTATAGCCCGGAATGA
- a CDS encoding RES family NAD+ phosphorylase, whose protein sequence is MDAIATTQVRWQPCYRIVASRFPPISLFEDVADPADLEAVYAIEAMTNDRLRDEVGDLALVPPEDRVSGPGTSAIMAAFTHLNPDGSRFCDGSFGLFYAASTIETAVAETRHHRTRFMAYTHEPAQELDMRVYAVDLDAMLHDIRGLRDERPALYAPDSYAAGQALGRHLREQGSDGIVYQSVRDADGECAAVFRPRLLANSRQERHLCYVWDGRAIVTVYEKKTFA, encoded by the coding sequence ATGGATGCCATTGCGACGACGCAAGTGCGGTGGCAACCGTGCTACCGGATCGTCGCAAGCCGGTTCCCGCCCATATCGCTGTTTGAGGATGTCGCGGATCCGGCCGACCTGGAAGCGGTCTATGCGATCGAGGCGATGACCAACGACCGGCTTCGCGACGAGGTCGGGGACCTCGCCCTCGTCCCACCGGAGGACCGCGTATCGGGACCCGGAACATCGGCGATCATGGCAGCGTTCACCCACCTAAATCCCGATGGCAGCCGGTTCTGTGACGGCAGTTTCGGGCTGTTCTACGCTGCCAGCACCATCGAGACTGCGGTTGCCGAGACGCGCCATCACCGAACCCGCTTCATGGCGTACACCCACGAACCGGCGCAGGAACTCGACATGCGCGTCTACGCGGTCGACCTGGACGCCATGCTCCACGATATTCGCGGCCTGCGCGATGAACGCCCTGCTCTCTACGCCCCGGATAGCTATGCCGCCGGCCAGGCGCTTGGCCGGCACCTGCGTGAGCAAGGTTCGGATGGCATCGTGTACCAAAGCGTGCGCGACGCCGACGGCGAGTGCGCCGCGGTGTTCCGCCCTCGCCTACTCGCCAACAGCCGACAGGAGCGGCACCTGTGCTACGTTTGGGATGGCCGGGCGATTGTCACCGTCTACGAGAAGAAGACATTCGCCTAA
- a CDS encoding TniQ family protein, translating into MSGREIEPLAFRVRPLPEECFESWLRRLAARHETTPKALFRHLGIDAALADRDLAVSPVPATSRVPATSRASAWLAAPAPAVAGVPDRRQVMVERLAWATMVPAKAISRTFVGCGRGDLLPLTLRSIGCAQCWLDWLVSGAPWRIERSWILRVTTFCDRHALLLTDLAGIRALGRTQAAERALAARVARTRAQMARFAFVKTRVLWNGMIAREQIRGARPGDRVGWERYRAALVGNRFHYAPVRHLLLAALHSSDGLKAGRWEQIFRFDAQPARLPRKAASGVGPQLSDLAEAIARVGLRQLDRERRRLTMVCEQLEQAKRNYPRAHLMQGLKARRAALARAVRDAAATESAAMSAQRRGFQEALFYLQASGMVGAAMSAGCAEPACSANGDLWRARLAACFAAPRFRILLDLPGHGRGW; encoded by the coding sequence ATGAGCGGGCGGGAGATCGAGCCGCTGGCGTTTCGGGTGAGGCCGCTGCCCGAGGAATGTTTCGAATCCTGGCTGCGCCGCCTGGCCGCGCGTCATGAGACCACGCCCAAAGCGCTGTTTCGCCATCTCGGCATCGACGCGGCGCTCGCCGATCGCGACCTGGCCGTGTCGCCCGTACCGGCCACGTCGCGCGTACCGGCCACGTCGCGCGCATCGGCTTGGTTGGCCGCGCCGGCGCCGGCGGTCGCTGGCGTGCCGGACCGCCGCCAGGTGATGGTAGAACGGCTCGCGTGGGCGACGATGGTGCCCGCGAAGGCGATTTCTAGGACGTTCGTCGGCTGTGGGCGCGGCGATCTGTTGCCGCTGACGCTGCGGTCAATCGGCTGCGCCCAGTGCTGGCTTGACTGGCTGGTGTCCGGCGCGCCGTGGCGGATCGAGCGGAGCTGGATCTTGCGCGTGACGACCTTCTGCGACCGTCATGCGCTGTTGCTGACCGATCTTGCGGGGATCAGGGCCCTGGGGCGGACGCAGGCCGCCGAGCGGGCGCTCGCGGCCCGGGTCGCGCGCACGCGCGCGCAAATGGCGCGGTTTGCCTTCGTCAAAACCCGAGTGCTGTGGAACGGGATGATTGCGCGGGAGCAAATCCGCGGCGCCCGCCCCGGTGACCGGGTAGGTTGGGAGCGGTACCGGGCGGCGCTGGTCGGCAACCGCTTCCACTACGCTCCGGTGCGTCATCTGCTGCTGGCGGCGCTCCACAGCAGTGACGGGCTGAAAGCCGGGCGATGGGAGCAAATCTTCCGCTTCGATGCGCAGCCGGCACGCCTGCCGCGAAAGGCGGCTTCCGGCGTCGGACCCCAATTATCGGATCTGGCGGAGGCGATCGCCAGGGTCGGCCTGCGGCAGCTCGACCGCGAGCGTCGCCGGCTCACCATGGTCTGCGAGCAGCTCGAGCAGGCCAAGCGCAATTATCCCCGTGCCCATTTGATGCAGGGGCTGAAGGCTCGCCGCGCGGCGCTGGCGCGCGCGGTACGAGACGCCGCCGCGACGGAGAGCGCGGCGATGTCAGCGCAGCGCCGTGGTTTCCAGGAGGCGCTGTTTTACCTGCAAGCATCGGGGATGGTGGGCGCGGCGATGTCCGCCGGCTGCGCCGAGCCGGCTTGCAGCGCGAATGGCGATCTGTGGCGGGCGCGGCTCGCCGCCTGCTTCGCCGCTCCCAGGTTTCGCATCCTGCTCGATCTGCCGGGTCATGGGCGCGGATGGTAA